A window of Streptomyces sp. NBC_01689 genomic DNA:
GTGGCCGATCCAGCCCTGCACGTCGAAGATGCCCAGGCCGTAGCCGGCGCCCGGGATCGTGGTGGGGGGTGTGGTCAGCCGCTGCTTCTGGAGGGCGGGGCTGATCAGCTCCGTACCGTCGGGCAGGACGCCCGTGGCGACGGTACGGGCCCAGATGTGCAGGTCGTCCAGGTTCGAGATCATCGCGCCGGCCGTCCAGGCCCAGGAGGGGTTCCAGCCGGCGGTCTCCTCGATCTCGCCGCTCGCGGTCTGGTCGGTGTAGCCCTGGGCGTGCGGGGCGGGGAAGGCCGCGTCGGACGGGAAGAACGTGTGGTCCATGCCCGCCGGGGCGAGGACGTTCTCGCGGATGTAGTCCCCGGCGGGCACGCCGGTCGCCTTCTCCAGGACCAGTCCGAGCAGGATGAGGTTGGTGTTGCAGTAGGAGAACTCCCCGCCGGGCGGCGCCAGCGGCGGGTGCCTGAAGGCGTAGCCGAGCAACTCCCGTGGGGTGAAGGATCGTTGGGGGTGGGACAGGAAGGTCCTGAAGAAGTCCGGGTCCTCGGTGTAGTTGAACAGGCCGCTGCGCATCCCGGCGAGCTCCCGCAGGGTGATCCTGTTCCCGCCGGGCACGCCGTCGACGTATCTGCCGATCGGGTCGTCCAGCCCCACCTTGCCCTCGTCGACCAGTTTGAGCAGTGCCGTCACGGTGAAGGTCTTGGTCTCGCTGCCGATCCGCATGTACAGGTCCGGCGCCATCCCGCGCCCGTCGCTGCGGTCGGCGACACCGAACGACCGTACGTAGGTGCCCTGACCGTGCGTCCACAGCCCCACGGTCACCCCGGGTATACCGGCGTCGTCCATGACCTTCCGTACGGTCGCGTCGAGTTGACGGGTCACGGCGGGGGTGAGCGTGCGTACGTCGCCCGTCGCCGGGCCGGACGGTGACGGGGACCCGGGGACCTTCGCGGCGGCAGCGGTCGTGACGGCGGGGCCGGCCGCGTGCGCGGTGGCGGCGGGGGCGCCGCCCGCGGCCGCGGTCATGAGCGCTCCCACCGCCGTGGCGGTGACGGCTCCTCTGCGCAGTCGGGTGCACGAGTGGGTCATGGGCCGGCTCCAGGCGCGTGAGGACCGGGCCCGCGGGCGTCGCGGGCACGGCCGCGGGGCGTCCGGGTCGGGCGGACGCCGTGTACGGGGCGTGTCACGTGTCCGCCCCCGTCGCCCGTGCCGGGGGGGGGCCGGGCGCGAGGCCGCGCGCCGGGCCGCGGGGTCCGCGGCGCTCGCGCGGGACACGGGACCCTGGGCCCCGTCCTCCTCAAGGATAGGAGGGGCGGGATGCCGTCGCCTGTCGGGCGGTGGCATCGACGGCGCGGGCCGCGGACCGGGTCAGGGAGGAGCCGCGGACCGGGCGGGGAAAGGTTTCGAGGACGGGCTCGGAGACTGATCCGACGCTCCGGGCAAGCCCTGGTGGGGGCCGGCCGCGGGGCGGGGCTCAGGTCCGTACGCCGGGTGCGGGTGCCCGCGCGGGTGGTGCGGCGAGGGTGCGGTCGGCGTCGGGGAGCCAGGAGCCCGGCGGCTGTTCGAGCCAGTCCTCGGCCGCGCCGAGTATCCGCGCGGCCTCGGCCAGCGCCCGCACCCCCGGGTGACGAAGACCGCGGCGCCAGACCAGGGAGACGGGCGAAAGAGGCACCGGGTCGGTCAGCGGACGCAGGGCCATCTCCGGCACGTCCGAGAAGTCGACGTTGGCCAGGACCGACCAGCCCCGCTTGCGCATGACCCGCCGGAACTCGGCCTCGCCCTCGATCTTCGGGAAGGGCGGTGCCAGGTCGATGCCGCGGCCCGCGAACAGGGCGCGCGCGTAGTCCGTCCACTCGGTGGTGTCCTCGTTGCCCGCGGCCGCGTACACGGTCTCCCCGGCGAGCGCGGCCAGCGGCACCCGGGGCAGGGCGGCCAGCCGGTGGCCGGGGGGCAGGTGCACCGCCAGCCGGTCGTAGCGGATCAGCCGGTGTTCCAGGCCGGCCCGGACCGCCCTCGGCAGCCCGGCGACACGGCCGAAGGAGACGTCGAGCCGGCCGGCCGCCATCTCGGCCGCCGCCCGCGTCAGGCCGCTGTGGAACCGGGGGACGAACTCCACGCCGGGGGCGGCCTCCCGGGCCGCCGCCAGCACGCGCGGGCCGGTGGCGCCGTGCAGCGCGACGTCGACGATCAGCGGGCGGACGTCCTCCTCGGGCGGGGCATGTTCCAGTTCCCGGCCCAGCTGTTCCTGGGCGGCCAGCACGTGCCGCACGACGGGCAGCAGCCGGTGCCCCTCACGGGTCAGGGCCACATGCCGGGTGTCCCGCTCGAACAGGGCCCTGCCCCACACCCGTTCCAGCTGCCGGATGTCCCGGCTGAGCGCCTGCTGCGCGACGAACAGCCGGGCGGCGGCGCGGGTGAAGTGCAGCTCCTCGGCGACGGCCACGAAGGCACGCAGCAGTCTGGGGTTGATGTCATGACGCACGCCCCCATTCTCACCAACCGGGCCCGGACCCTCACGCGACGGTCCCGCGGCGCGGGCCGCCCCGGTCCCCGCACGGGCGTCGCGGGGTCAGGGCGCGGGGCACAGGGTCAGATGGCGGCGGGCGGCGGGGCGGGGAGCGGCCTTCCCGGCGGGGGTGCCGGTGCGGGCGGCCGGGCGGGGAGCAGCGGGGTGCGGGCGTTCCTCGCGGACGACGGCCCGCAGGGCGTGGCCGAAGCGGGTGATGTCGTCGGGGGTGGTGCCGCGGTGCAGGGACGCGCGCAGGGAGGTGCCCGCGGGGTGGTCCAGGAGCGGGATCTCCTGGGCGACGGTCTTCCACAGGAGGACGCCGCGGGCCGCGAGTTGTCTGCGGACCAGTGCGGCGGGCAGTTCCCGGTGGCGGAAGGCGAGGATGCCGGACTGGACCCGGCCGGGTGTGATCAGTTCGGTGCCGGGGGTCTCCTCGACCGCGGCGCGCAGCGCGGGCAGCAGGCGCAGCCCGCCGGGTCCCGGGGGCCCGGTGAGGGCGGCCGCGTGGTGGGCCAGGGCGGCTTCGAGGCCCGCGACGGCCGCGTTCTGCGGCGGCGGACGGTGGGCGAGGCTCTCCTCGAACGTCTCCCTCAACGAGGCTGCCAGGTAGGCGAATCCGACGTCGTGGGGGCCGCGCAGGAACCTCCAGCCGTCGCCGGTCAGCAGATGGCATCCGATACGGGCGGCGTCCACGGGGAGCTGGCCGGCCGAGTAGGAGGCGTCGACGGCGTACAGGCACCGGTACGGGGCGAGGATCCGCCCCACGGCTTCGACCGGGTTGACGATGCCGCGGCCGGAGGGGACGTGGACGACCGAGACGAGGGCGACGTCGTCGTCGATGTTGCGGGCCATCCAGTCCAGGTCCAGGTCGCCGTCCTCGCGCAGCGGTACGACCTCCAGCCGGCAGCGCGTGCGGTCGCGCAGGGCGTACAGGGCCGTCAGGTTGGCCACCCCCTCGTAGGGGGTCGTCCAGATCCGGTCGCCACGGCCGGGACCCAGGCCGCGGACCAGCGCGTCGAAGGCGGTGGCCGCGTCCGTGACCACGGCGGTGTCGGCCGCCGGGACACCGAGCAGGGCGCCGAGACGGTCGTGGACCGCGGTACGCAGGACGTGTTCGAGGTGTTCCTCGAGTTCGTGCGGTCCATGACGGTCCTCACGGGCCGCGCAGTCGACGACGAGCTCGCGCACGGCGGCCGGCATACGGCCCCAGCCCGCGGTGTCCAGGTGGACCGTCCGGCCACCCGCGCCGCCCGGGCCACCCGCGCCGCCCGGGCCACCCGCGCCGCCCGGGCCGCCCGGGCCGCTCCGGTCGTCCTGTCGGTCCTTCTCATCCTGATCCGTCGATGACGGCGTCGCGTTCATTTCCGGGGCCTCCCCCCGCTGTCGGGGCCATCGGCCGCCAGGGCGCGGGGGCCGCTGTGCACGACCCGTCACGACCAAGCATTGCCAACGTGCTTGGCAATATGTTGCCTAGCGCGAGGGTGCGGTGGCAACACCGGCTCCGGCGACGCTCTAGCGAACGGGCCGCGGAGGCGCCGCCCACCCCCTTCGGAACAGCGCGGATCGGGCTTCGAAGAGGCCCTGTTGACAAACTTTGCCAGGCGTTCGCGCAGATGGTGGGGTGTCTCTCGCGGGTCTCCAGTCCATCTCCAGCGGATGCCGAGCAGATCCCTAGTTCGCGTTGCCAAGCTTCTTGGCAAGAAGTTACCAACACAGATTCGCTTCATTGCCACGGAGGAGCCGTCATGAGGAACATCGCCCGCATCGCCGTCACCACCGCCGCCGTCGCCTCCGCCGTCCTCACCGTCGGCGGTGTCAGCGTCGCCGCGCAGAACGTCGTCCGCCCGCAGCAGTCGGCGGCCACCACGGCCTCCTCCGCCATCGGATGGCCGGCCGCGGCCGACTCCTCCTCCGACGAGAGCAACATCGGCTGGCCGAAGGCCACTTACGCCGGTGTCACCGGCGACATCGGCTGGCCCAAGGCGGCCACCGTCGCGGCCGACGACACCAACATCGGCTGGCCCAAGGCGACCTACGCCGACGCCACCGGCGACATCGGCTGGCCCAAGGCGGCCACCGTCGCGGCCGACAACACCAACATCGGCTGGCCCAAGGCCACCACCCAGATCGACGACACCAACATCGGCTGGCCCAAGGCGGCCGGCAGCGCGGCTGTCTGACGGGCACGGGCGCCGCAGCGGACCACCGGGCCGCCGCGCCCGCCGGGTTCACCCGGCCCACCACCGGATCCACCGAATCTTGAGGCCCCCGCCGGCAGTGCCGTGGCGGGGGCTTCGGTCGTGTGCGGGGCCCGCGCGGCGACCGGCCTGAGCACGCGTCCACGGCGGCTCGA
This region includes:
- a CDS encoding serine hydrolase domain-containing protein, with the translated sequence MTHSCTRLRRGAVTATAVGALMTAAAGGAPAATAHAAGPAVTTAAAAKVPGSPSPSGPATGDVRTLTPAVTRQLDATVRKVMDDAGIPGVTVGLWTHGQGTYVRSFGVADRSDGRGMAPDLYMRIGSETKTFTVTALLKLVDEGKVGLDDPIGRYVDGVPGGNRITLRELAGMRSGLFNYTEDPDFFRTFLSHPQRSFTPRELLGYAFRHPPLAPPGGEFSYCNTNLILLGLVLEKATGVPAGDYIRENVLAPAGMDHTFFPSDAAFPAPHAQGYTDQTASGEIEETAGWNPSWAWTAGAMISNLDDLHIWARTVATGVLPDGTELISPALQKQRLTTPPTTIPGAGYGLGIFDVQGWIGHNGSLPGYESLTVYLPSAQATLVVLVNTDISHDGTEPSTLLGEVVTKIVSPGHVFDLPAQPAAR
- a CDS encoding LysR family transcriptional regulator, which produces MRHDINPRLLRAFVAVAEELHFTRAAARLFVAQQALSRDIRQLERVWGRALFERDTRHVALTREGHRLLPVVRHVLAAQEQLGRELEHAPPEEDVRPLIVDVALHGATGPRVLAAAREAAPGVEFVPRFHSGLTRAAAEMAAGRLDVSFGRVAGLPRAVRAGLEHRLIRYDRLAVHLPPGHRLAALPRVPLAALAGETVYAAAGNEDTTEWTDYARALFAGRGIDLAPPFPKIEGEAEFRRVMRKRGWSVLANVDFSDVPEMALRPLTDPVPLSPVSLVWRRGLRHPGVRALAEAARILGAAEDWLEQPPGSWLPDADRTLAAPPARAPAPGVRT
- a CDS encoding aminotransferase class V-fold PLP-dependent enzyme; the protein is MRELVVDCAAREDRHGPHELEEHLEHVLRTAVHDRLGALLGVPAADTAVVTDAATAFDALVRGLGPGRGDRIWTTPYEGVANLTALYALRDRTRCRLEVVPLREDGDLDLDWMARNIDDDVALVSVVHVPSGRGIVNPVEAVGRILAPYRCLYAVDASYSAGQLPVDAARIGCHLLTGDGWRFLRGPHDVGFAYLAASLRETFEESLAHRPPPQNAAVAGLEAALAHHAAALTGPPGPGGLRLLPALRAAVEETPGTELITPGRVQSGILAFRHRELPAALVRRQLAARGVLLWKTVAQEIPLLDHPAGTSLRASLHRGTTPDDITRFGHALRAVVREERPHPAAPRPAARTGTPAGKAAPRPAARRHLTLCPAP